A single genomic interval of Streptomyces graminofaciens harbors:
- a CDS encoding YceI family protein, producing the protein MTHDNSPDTSATSRATLPLAPGDWELDPLHSSVNFTIRHLGITKVRGRFGEVKAELHVGGSADDVRVSAEIALASIDTGNADRDAHTRSAELLDVEKRPTMTFRSTRVSGKGEDWSMAGDLTIGDVTRPVTLAVEFGGAVDSPGRQGRRAGFEATGEIRRGDFGLDFGTGLLGDLVKVQLDMRFIETQGRGG; encoded by the coding sequence ATGACTCACGACAACTCTCCCGACACCTCCGCCACCTCGCGCGCCACGCTTCCACTGGCGCCCGGCGACTGGGAGCTCGACCCCCTTCACTCGTCCGTCAACTTCACCATCCGCCACCTCGGGATCACGAAAGTGCGCGGCCGCTTCGGCGAGGTGAAGGCCGAGCTGCATGTCGGTGGGTCGGCCGACGACGTGAGGGTGAGTGCCGAGATCGCGCTCGCGTCCATCGACACCGGGAACGCGGACCGTGACGCGCACACCCGCTCGGCGGAACTGCTCGACGTGGAGAAACGTCCGACGATGACGTTCCGCTCGACTCGGGTGTCCGGAAAGGGCGAGGACTGGTCGATGGCGGGCGACCTGACCATCGGGGACGTGACGCGTCCGGTGACGCTGGCCGTCGAGTTCGGCGGTGCGGTGGACTCCCCCGGGCGACAGGGAAGGCGTGCCGGGTTCGAGGCCACGGGTGAGATCCGGCGCGGCGACTTCGGCCTGGACTTCGGGACCGGACTTCTCGGTGATCTTGTCAAGGTTCAGTTGGACATGCGGTTCATCGAAACGCAGGGGCGGGGCGGCTGA